The following coding sequences lie in one Oceanicola sp. 502str15 genomic window:
- a CDS encoding LysE family translocator, translating into MTITLAELGFYAFGLLILFLTPGPVWMALTARALSGGFRAAWPLAFGVVVGDVLWPFLAIYGITWVTVVFAGFMTALKWVAAAIFLVMGALILRNAGKSIATDSRLTRPGMWAGFAAGVAVILGNPKAILFYMGVLPGFFDLTQATWGDVAAITALSAVIPLVGNLGFALMIDRARRLLASPKALKRTNIVAGSLLMAVGLVIPFT; encoded by the coding sequence ATGACCATCACCCTCGCTGAACTCGGGTTCTATGCCTTCGGGCTGCTGATCCTCTTCCTTACCCCCGGCCCCGTCTGGATGGCGCTGACTGCCCGCGCCCTTTCGGGGGGCTTTCGCGCCGCATGGCCGTTGGCCTTTGGCGTGGTGGTGGGCGATGTGCTCTGGCCGTTCCTCGCGATCTACGGGATCACCTGGGTGACGGTGGTGTTCGCCGGCTTCATGACGGCGCTGAAATGGGTCGCGGCGGCGATCTTCCTCGTCATGGGGGCGCTGATCCTGCGAAACGCGGGCAAGTCCATCGCCACCGACAGCCGCCTGACCCGGCCCGGCATGTGGGCCGGTTTTGCCGCCGGGGTGGCGGTGATCCTGGGCAACCCCAAGGCGATCCTGTTCTACATGGGCGTGCTGCCGGGCTTCTTTGACCTGACGCAGGCGACATGGGGCGATGTGGCCGCGATCACCGCGCTCTCGGCGGTGATCCCGCTGGTGGGCAACCTCGGCTTTGCGCTGATGATCGACCGCGCCCGTCGCCTGCTGGCCTCGCCCAAGGCGCTGAAGCGCACCAATATCGTCGCCGGGAGCCTGCTGATGGCGGTGGGCCTCGTCATTCCCTTTACCTGA
- a CDS encoding DUF1697 domain-containing protein produces the protein MRSVLLLRGINVGGHGKLPMAELRALLEGLGAREVQTYIQSGNVVLAQAPKAEEIAGAIEAAHGFRPECLVIAAEEFRAALEADTFQEARAEPKLLHYFFCARQPAADMLAVEQALDNGERAELAGRVLYFHAPNGMGKSKFPAKVERLLGTPATARNFSTVAKLAEMLDAP, from the coding sequence ATGAGATCGGTTCTGCTGCTCAGGGGCATCAACGTGGGCGGCCATGGCAAGCTGCCGATGGCGGAGCTGCGGGCCTTGCTGGAAGGCTTGGGGGCCCGCGAGGTGCAGACCTACATCCAGTCGGGCAACGTGGTGCTGGCGCAGGCCCCGAAGGCCGAGGAGATTGCCGGGGCGATCGAGGCGGCGCACGGGTTTCGGCCGGAGTGCCTTGTGATCGCGGCGGAGGAGTTTCGTGCCGCGCTGGAGGCGGACACGTTCCAGGAGGCGCGGGCAGAGCCGAAGCTGTTGCATTACTTCTTCTGCGCCCGCCAGCCCGCGGCGGACATGCTGGCGGTGGAGCAGGCGCTGGACAACGGCGAGCGGGCCGAGCTGGCGGGGCGGGTGCTTTACTTCCATGCGCCGAACGGCATGGGCAAGTCGAAGTTTCCGGCCAAGGTGGAGCGGCTGCTGGGCACGCCTGCCACGGCGCGCAATTTCTCGACCGTGGCGAAGCTCGCCGAAATGCTGGACGCACCATGA
- the recF gene encoding DNA replication/repair protein RecF, which produces MPRLALTSLTLSHFRSHRRAELVLDGRPVALWGPNGAGKTNVLEAVSLLSPGRGLRRASAEEMARAPERLGWKVKAELASLGHIHELETWAEAGASGRSVKIDGKAAAQVALGRLARVVWLVPSMDRLWIEGAEGRRRFLDRIVLSFEPAHGEAVLAYEKAMRERNRLLKDMVRDAHWYAALEQRMGEEGARIHRHREEALVRLAAAQDVADSAFPAAELVLTHPEPACDTPGDAAALTAALADGRARDLAATRTLTGPHRADLDATYIAKATPARLCSTGEQKALLLSLILANARALSEDFGAPPLLLLDEVAAHLDAGRRAALYAEIERLGAQAFMTGTGAELFEELGGKAQHFEVTEEAGVSALREVTG; this is translated from the coding sequence ATGCCCCGCCTCGCCCTCACCTCGCTGACCCTCTCACATTTCCGCTCGCACCGCCGGGCGGAGCTGGTGCTGGATGGCCGGCCCGTGGCCCTCTGGGGGCCGAACGGGGCGGGCAAGACCAATGTGCTGGAGGCGGTGTCGCTGCTCTCGCCCGGGCGCGGGTTGCGGCGGGCGAGCGCGGAAGAGATGGCGCGGGCCCCGGAGCGGCTGGGCTGGAAGGTGAAGGCGGAGCTGGCCTCGTTGGGGCATATTCACGAGCTTGAGACATGGGCCGAGGCGGGCGCGTCCGGGCGGTCGGTGAAGATCGACGGGAAGGCGGCGGCGCAGGTGGCGCTGGGGCGGCTGGCGCGGGTGGTCTGGCTGGTGCCCTCGATGGACCGGCTGTGGATCGAGGGCGCCGAGGGGCGGCGGCGGTTTCTGGACCGGATCGTGCTGAGCTTCGAGCCGGCCCATGGCGAGGCGGTTCTGGCCTATGAGAAGGCCATGCGCGAGCGCAACCGGCTGCTGAAAGACATGGTGCGCGACGCCCATTGGTATGCCGCGCTCGAGCAGCGGATGGGCGAGGAGGGCGCGCGCATTCATCGCCACCGCGAAGAGGCGCTGGTGCGGCTGGCGGCGGCGCAGGATGTGGCCGACAGCGCCTTTCCGGCGGCCGAACTGGTGCTGACCCACCCGGAGCCTGCCTGCGATACGCCCGGCGATGCCGCGGCGCTGACGGCGGCGCTGGCGGACGGGCGGGCGCGCGACCTTGCGGCGACACGCACCCTGACCGGGCCGCATCGGGCCGATCTGGACGCCACCTATATCGCAAAGGCCACCCCGGCGCGGCTTTGCTCGACGGGCGAGCAGAAGGCGCTGCTGCTCTCGCTGATCCTCGCCAATGCCCGCGCGCTGTCCGAAGACTTCGGCGCCCCGCCCCTGCTGCTGCTCGACGAGGTTGCGGCGCATCTGGACGCGGGGCGGCGGGCGGCGCTTTATGCCGAGATCGAGCGGCTGGGCGCGCAGGCCTTCATGACCGGCACCGGGGCCGAGCTGTTCGAGGAACTGGGCGGCAAGGCGCAGCATTTCGAGGTGACGGAAGAGGCCGGGGTTTCGGCGCTGCGGGAGGTCACGGGATGA
- the dnaN gene encoding DNA polymerase III subunit beta: MKFSIERAVLLKAIAQAQSVVERRNTIPILANVLIEAEGDGVQFRATDLDIEVVDKAPAMVEKAGATTVSAVTLHEIVRKLPDGAQVQLSDDSAAGRLTVEAGRSNFQLATLPKEDFPVMASSEYGANFSANAATLRRLFDKSKFAISTEETRYYLNGVYMHVATGEDGQALRCVATDGHRLARVDAPLPQGAETMPGVIVPRKTVGELRKLLEDDETQIAVSVSETKVRFATPEITLTSKVIDGTFPDYTRVIPTGNTKRLEVDAAEFAKAVDLVSTVSSERSRAVKLSLDEDRLVLSVNSPDSGAGSAELAVAYGDEHLEIGFNAKYLTEIASQVDRENAVFLFNSAGDPTLMREGSDTSALYVVMPMRV, encoded by the coding sequence ATGAAATTCTCGATCGAGCGGGCCGTTCTGCTGAAGGCCATCGCGCAGGCGCAGTCGGTCGTTGAGCGCCGCAACACCATTCCGATCCTCGCCAACGTGCTGATCGAGGCCGAGGGCGATGGCGTGCAGTTCAGAGCCACGGACCTCGATATCGAGGTGGTCGACAAGGCTCCGGCCATGGTCGAGAAGGCGGGTGCCACCACGGTGAGCGCCGTGACGCTGCACGAGATCGTGCGCAAGCTCCCCGACGGGGCGCAGGTGCAGCTTTCCGATGACAGCGCGGCAGGCCGGTTGACGGTGGAGGCCGGGCGCTCGAACTTCCAGCTTGCGACCCTGCCGAAAGAGGATTTTCCGGTGATGGCGTCGAGTGAATATGGTGCCAACTTCAGCGCCAATGCCGCCACGCTGCGCCGCCTGTTCGACAAGAGCAAGTTTGCGATCTCCACCGAGGAGACGCGCTATTACCTCAACGGCGTCTACATGCATGTGGCCACCGGAGAAGACGGCCAGGCGCTGCGCTGCGTGGCGACCGACGGCCACCGGCTGGCCCGCGTGGATGCGCCTCTGCCCCAGGGCGCCGAGACCATGCCCGGCGTGATCGTGCCCCGCAAGACGGTGGGCGAGCTGCGCAAGCTGCTGGAAGACGATGAAACCCAGATCGCCGTATCGGTCAGCGAGACCAAGGTGCGCTTTGCCACGCCCGAGATCACCCTGACGAGCAAGGTGATCGACGGCACCTTCCCCGATTACACCCGCGTCATCCCGACCGGCAACACCAAGCGGCTCGAAGTGGACGCCGCCGAGTTTGCCAAGGCGGTCGACCTTGTGTCGACGGTGAGCAGCGAGCGGTCGCGGGCGGTGAAACTCTCGCTCGACGAAGACCGGCTGGTGCTGTCGGTCAATTCGCCCGACAGTGGCGCCGGTTCGGCCGAGCTGGCGGTGGCCTATGGCGATGAGCACCTCGAGATCGGCTTCAACGCCAAGTATCTCACCGAGATCGCAAGCCAGGTGGACCGGGAGAACGCGGTGTTCCTGTTCAACTCCGCCGGTGATCCGACGCTGATGCGCGAAGGCTCCGACACCTCGGCGCTCTATGTCGTGATGCCGATGCGGGTCTGA
- the dnaA gene encoding chromosomal replication initiator protein DnaA — translation MPQTRWGQVSQSLKSTVGQNNFKTWIEPLKLNSLEDGVAHFEVPTNFFGNWVSRNFSDTIVKQMSRDGLEVRRLEFRVPSSKAPAAAAAQETQPADVQAAPAGGARAAAASPGRRGAYGTAGENGTADDDLPGANLDERFNFDSFVVGKPNQLAYTAARRVSEGGPLTFNPLFLYGGSGLGKTHLMHAIAWALKENCPEKKVVYLSSDQFMYRFVRALREDGMHEFKQAFRSVDVLMVDDIQFFAGKNSTQEEFFHTFNALADQNKQIVISADRPPHDIKKIEDRIASRLASGLVVDLHPTDYELRLGILQQKADFYRSHYGNLEISKHVLEFLAHRITGNVRTLEGALTRIFAFGNLVGREVTLDMVQECLADLLRASERKLTIEEIQRRVCEHFNVRISDMTGPKRHRTIARPRQVAMFLAKGMTSRSLPEIGRRFGNRDHTTVLYAIRKIEELVQTDSGLADDIEMLKRMLEA, via the coding sequence ATGCCACAGACCAGATGGGGCCAGGTCAGCCAGTCGCTCAAGTCGACAGTCGGGCAAAACAATTTCAAGACGTGGATCGAGCCGCTCAAACTCAACAGCCTTGAAGACGGGGTTGCGCATTTCGAGGTTCCGACGAACTTCTTCGGCAACTGGGTGAGCCGCAACTTCTCCGACACGATCGTAAAGCAGATGAGCCGCGACGGGCTCGAGGTGCGCCGGCTGGAGTTTCGGGTTCCCTCGTCCAAGGCACCGGCTGCTGCCGCCGCCCAAGAGACCCAGCCCGCCGACGTGCAGGCGGCCCCCGCTGGCGGCGCCCGCGCCGCTGCGGCAAGCCCCGGTCGGCGTGGTGCCTATGGCACCGCCGGCGAGAACGGCACGGCCGACGATGACCTGCCCGGCGCCAACCTCGACGAGCGTTTCAACTTCGACAGCTTCGTTGTCGGCAAGCCCAACCAGCTGGCCTATACCGCCGCGCGGCGGGTGTCGGAGGGTGGCCCGCTCACCTTCAACCCGCTGTTCCTCTATGGCGGCTCCGGCCTCGGCAAGACCCACCTGATGCATGCCATCGCCTGGGCGCTGAAGGAGAACTGCCCGGAGAAGAAGGTGGTTTACCTGTCGTCCGACCAGTTCATGTATCGCTTTGTCCGCGCCCTGCGCGAAGACGGGATGCACGAGTTCAAGCAGGCCTTCCGCTCGGTCGACGTGCTGATGGTCGATGACATCCAGTTCTTTGCCGGCAAGAACAGCACGCAGGAAGAGTTCTTTCATACCTTCAACGCGCTGGCCGATCAGAACAAGCAGATCGTCATCTCGGCCGACCGCCCGCCCCATGACATCAAGAAGATCGAGGACCGGATCGCCAGCCGTCTGGCCAGCGGCCTTGTCGTCGACCTGCACCCGACCGATTACGAGCTGCGCCTCGGCATCCTTCAGCAGAAGGCCGATTTCTACCGCAGCCATTACGGCAACCTCGAGATCTCCAAGCATGTGCTGGAGTTCCTCGCCCATCGCATCACCGGCAACGTGCGCACCCTCGAGGGCGCGCTGACCCGGATCTTCGCCTTCGGCAACCTTGTGGGCCGCGAAGTGACGCTGGACATGGTGCAGGAGTGCCTTGCCGACCTGCTGCGCGCCTCCGAGCGCAAGCTGACCATCGAGGAGATCCAGCGCCGGGTGTGCGAGCATTTCAACGTGCGCATCTCCGACATGACCGGCCCCAAGCGGCACCGCACCATTGCCCGCCCGCGCCAGGTGGCGATGTTTCTTGCCAAGGGCATGACCTCGCGCTCGCTGCCCGAGATCGGCCGCCGCTTTGGCAATCGCGACCACACGACGGTGCTTTACGCGATCCGCAAGATCGAGGAGCTGGTGCAGACCGACAGCGGCCTGGCCGACGATATCGAGATGCTGAAGCGGATGCTGGAAGCCTAG
- the rpsT gene encoding 30S ribosomal protein S20 produces the protein MANSPQSKKRARQNERRFAINKARRSRIRTSLRKVEEAIASGDKDAATAALRAAQPELMRGVTKGVYHKNTAARKISRLSARVKSIGS, from the coding sequence ATGGCCAATTCGCCCCAGTCCAAGAAACGCGCACGCCAGAACGAGCGCCGCTTTGCGATCAACAAAGCCCGCCGCTCGCGCATTCGCACCAGCCTGCGCAAAGTCGAGGAGGCCATCGCCTCCGGTGACAAGGATGCCGCCACCGCCGCCCTCCGCGCAGCCCAGCCCGAGCTGATGCGCGGCGTGACCAAAGGCGTCTACCACAAGAACACCGCTGCCCGGAAAATCTCGCGCCTCAGCGCCCGGGTGAAGTCCATCGGCAGCTGA
- a CDS encoding enoyl-CoA hydratase, protein MAYETIVVETADHVSLIRLNRPEALNALNAKLIGELAAAVSEADGDKGVRCIVITGSEKAFAAGADISEMADKDFVDVFAGDMFGPEIDRILSCRKPIIAAVSGYALGGGCELAMMCDFIIASDTAKFGQPEINLGVIAGIGGTQRLTRFVGKAKSMDMHLTGRFMDAEEAERSGLVSRVVPAKKLVDEAMSAAQKIAEKSAISVKAAKEAVNRAYEMPMREGLLFERRLFHGLFATEDQKEGMKAFLEKREPQFRDK, encoded by the coding sequence ATGGCCTATGAAACCATTGTCGTCGAAACCGCCGACCATGTCAGCCTCATCCGCCTCAACCGCCCCGAAGCCCTGAACGCCCTGAATGCCAAGCTCATCGGAGAGCTTGCCGCGGCCGTGTCGGAGGCCGATGGCGACAAGGGGGTGCGCTGTATCGTCATCACCGGATCGGAGAAGGCCTTTGCCGCCGGCGCGGATATTTCGGAGATGGCCGACAAGGATTTTGTCGATGTCTTTGCGGGCGACATGTTCGGCCCCGAGATTGACCGCATCCTTTCCTGCCGCAAACCCATCATCGCCGCCGTTTCGGGCTATGCGCTGGGCGGGGGCTGCGAGCTGGCGATGATGTGCGATTTCATCATTGCCTCGGATACCGCCAAGTTCGGCCAGCCCGAGATCAACCTCGGCGTCATCGCCGGGATCGGAGGCACCCAGCGGCTGACCCGGTTCGTCGGCAAGGCCAAGAGCATGGACATGCATCTGACCGGCCGGTTCATGGATGCCGAGGAAGCGGAGCGCAGCGGGCTTGTCAGCCGCGTGGTGCCCGCCAAGAAGCTGGTCGACGAGGCAATGAGCGCGGCCCAGAAGATTGCCGAGAAATCCGCGATCAGCGTGAAGGCGGCCAAGGAGGCTGTGAACCGCGCCTACGAGATGCCGATGCGGGAAGGGCTGCTGTTTGAACGGCGGCTGTTCCATGGGCTGTTTGCCACCGAGGATCAGAAGGAGGGCATGAAGGCCTTCCTGGAAAAGCGCGAGCCGCAGTTTCGCGACAAGTAG
- the mutM gene encoding bifunctional DNA-formamidopyrimidine glycosylase/DNA-(apurinic or apyrimidinic site) lyase, whose protein sequence is MPELPEVETVRRGLLPAMENIEIAEARVNREGLRWPFPPGMAERLTGQRVLGLRRRSKYILADLSSGETLLIHLGMSGRMRVSGEGLDLAPGVFHHAHPAPEKHDHVVLDMANGARVTFNDARRFGVMDLVPTAQAEAHRLLAELGPEPLGNSFNEAHLIAAFRGRNTPVKSALLDQKIVAGLGNIYVCEVLHRTGISPVRKAGKIGESRVASLVPTIRDVLGEAIEAGGSSLRDHRQASGELGYFQHRFAAYDREGHPCSTPGCAGEIARIVQSGRSTFYCRTCQR, encoded by the coding sequence ATGCCCGAACTGCCAGAGGTGGAGACCGTGCGACGCGGCCTGCTGCCCGCCATGGAGAACATCGAAATCGCCGAGGCCCGGGTGAACCGGGAGGGCCTGCGCTGGCCGTTTCCGCCGGGCATGGCCGAGCGGCTCACCGGGCAGCGGGTGCTGGGGCTGCGGCGGCGGAGCAAGTATATCCTGGCCGATCTGAGCAGCGGCGAGACGCTGCTGATTCACCTTGGCATGAGCGGGCGGATGCGGGTGAGTGGCGAGGGGCTCGATCTGGCGCCGGGGGTGTTTCATCACGCCCATCCGGCACCGGAGAAGCATGACCACGTGGTGCTCGACATGGCCAATGGCGCGCGGGTCACCTTCAACGATGCGCGGCGCTTCGGGGTGATGGACCTTGTCCCGACGGCGCAGGCCGAGGCGCACAGGCTGCTGGCAGAGCTGGGGCCGGAGCCGCTGGGCAACAGCTTCAACGAGGCGCATCTGATCGCCGCCTTCCGGGGCCGTAACACCCCGGTGAAATCGGCGTTGCTCGACCAGAAGATCGTGGCCGGGCTGGGCAATATCTATGTATGCGAGGTACTGCACCGCACCGGCATTTCACCTGTCCGCAAGGCCGGGAAGATTGGCGAAAGCCGGGTGGCGAGCCTTGTTCCGACGATCCGGGACGTGTTGGGCGAGGCGATAGAGGCGGGCGGCTCCAGCCTGCGCGACCACCGGCAAGCCTCTGGCGAGCTTGGATATTTTCAGCACCGCTTTGCCGCCTACGACCGCGAGGGCCATCCGTGCTCCACCCCCGGTTGCGCAGGCGAGATCGCCCGGATCGTGCAATCGGGGCGCTCCACCTTCTATTGCAGAACATGTCAAAGATAA
- the ubiE gene encoding bifunctional demethylmenaquinone methyltransferase/2-methoxy-6-polyprenyl-1,4-benzoquinol methylase UbiE, with protein sequence MADDGKTTHFGFTEVPEAEKAGKVHGVFSSVASKYDIMNDLMSGGIHRIWKDAMMDWLAPRPGTRLLDVAGGTGDVAFRYLTRAGEGATATVCDMTEAMLIEGRKRAEAADMAERLDWVVGDAMALPFESGSFDTYTISFGIRNVTRIADALAEAFRVLRPGGRLMVLEFSQLPNPLMQKAYDAYSFNVIPGLGKLVTGDRDSYQYLVESIRKFPPQEEFASMIRTAGFEQVKYRNLTMGVAALHSGWKL encoded by the coding sequence ATGGCAGACGACGGAAAAACCACGCATTTCGGCTTCACCGAGGTTCCCGAGGCCGAAAAGGCCGGGAAGGTGCATGGGGTGTTTTCCTCCGTGGCCAGCAAATACGACATCATGAACGACCTGATGAGCGGCGGGATTCACCGCATCTGGAAGGACGCCATGATGGACTGGCTGGCCCCCCGCCCCGGCACCCGCCTGCTCGATGTGGCCGGCGGCACCGGCGATGTCGCCTTCCGCTATCTCACCCGCGCCGGCGAGGGGGCCACGGCCACGGTCTGCGACATGACAGAGGCCATGCTGATCGAGGGCCGCAAGCGCGCCGAGGCCGCCGACATGGCCGAACGGCTCGACTGGGTGGTGGGCGATGCCATGGCCCTGCCCTTCGAAAGCGGCAGCTTCGACACCTACACCATCTCCTTCGGCATCCGGAACGTGACCCGCATCGCCGATGCGCTCGCGGAGGCCTTCCGCGTGCTCCGCCCCGGCGGACGGCTCATGGTGCTGGAGTTCTCCCAGCTCCCCAACCCCCTGATGCAAAAGGCTTATGACGCCTATTCCTTCAACGTGATCCCGGGGCTCGGCAAGCTGGTGACGGGCGACCGCGACAGCTACCAGTATCTCGTCGAAAGCATCCGCAAGTTCCCGCCGCAGGAAGAATTCGCGTCGATGATCCGCACCGCCGGCTTCGAGCAGGTGAAATATCGCAACCTGACCATGGGCGTCGCGGCGCTGCACTCCGGCT